The uncultured Desulfatiglans sp. DNA window TGCTTCGCGGCGGATCCCCATTCGGCCCGGGAGGCCATCTCCGAATGGAAGCCGGCGGCCCGTTCGAATGCGGCTCAGGAGACATCGCCAGCCGCCCCTCCGCGCGCCTGTTTGACAGCCGAAGGCAAAACAGGTTAGATAATCCGAAAAGCCGGATCCGTCCGAGCCCCGGCCAAACGCTTTCTTAGGGAGATGCCATGCCCCTGGACGACTTCAAACCGCTTGCCATCGAGCACAAGGAGACCTTCGACGCCTTCTTGCGCGAGGACCCGCCCAGGGTCTCTGAATGGACCTTCACCAATCTTTTCATCTGGCGGCATAAGTACCGTCCCGTCTGGTGCCGGTGGCAGGGCTGCCTCCTCGTCCTTTTCGAGCCCGAGGGTCAACCGCCCTTCGCCCTGCAGCCAGTCGGGGCAGGCGACAAGGCAAAGGCCCTCGACGCCGTCGTTCACACCCTGAGGGGTCTTTCCCCCCAGGCGGTGGACGTCCTGCAGCGCACGGACGAAGCGTTCGTCGAGCGTTTCGCAGACCCGGTGCGGTACACCGCCGTCTTCGACCGGGACAACAGCGATTACGTCTATCGCACGACGGACCTGATCGATCTGCCCGGACGACGGTATCACCGGAAAAAGAACCACCTGAACAAGTTTCTGAAGACCTTCGCCTTCGAATACCGCCCCATGGATATGGAGGTCGTCGAGTGCTTCCTCGACATGCAGGAAACCTGGTGCCGGATGCGGGAATGCACTGAAAACCCGGATCTCCTTTCGGAGGACTATGCGGTCTATCAGGCCTTGACCCACTTCGAGGAACTGGGCTATACAGGGGCGGGGATCCAGATCGAGGGGCGGATCGAGGCCTTCACGCTGGGGGAGATGCTGAACCCGGAGACGGCCGTCATCCATATCGAGAAGGCCAATCCCGAGATCCGGGGCCTCTATGCCGCGATCAACCAGATGTTCTGCCAGAGGGCCTGGGCGGGCGTCCCCTTCATCAACCGGGAGCAGGACATGGGGATCGAGAGCCTCCGGAGCGCCAAGGAGTCCTACTCGCCGGACCACCTGGTGAAGAAATACTCCATCCGGCTGACCTGACCGGCCGCGCGTCGAACGGCACCGCCCTCTTTTGACCCGGGCCCCTGGCCGGACCTGGATTCGGGGGATCAGCGTGCCAGGAAACGCCTTGTGCAAAGGCCCTGGAGAAGCGGCCGGATACACAACCCGCGAGATCCCGTGGAACAGGATGCCCCGACCCCTGCGCCGCTGCGGCGCAGGATGCGCGCAACGCAGATGGGCGCTGTTCAGCGGCCTGATTTGTGAGGAACCGTCGTGGACGACTATATCAAGACAGCCACTCTGGACAATGAAATCGAGGCGCGCCTCCTCGTGTCCATCCTCGAGGAGAGGGAGATCCCCCACATCCTCCAATCCTATCACGACACCGCCTACGACGGCCTTTTCCAGACCCAGAAGGGCTGGGGCATCATCCGTGTACCGCCGGAGCATCGACAAGAGGTCCAGGAGATCCTCGACGAACTCCGCCGAGCCGCCGGCAAGACCTGACAGGTCGCTGCTCGTTCCATGTCCGGATCGGCGCCTTTTCCACCAGCCCTGACAAGATACGAGCACCCCCTGTTGACTGAGAGAAGCGGTCCGTCATGCGCACATTCCTGTTTGCAGCCGCCCTGGTCCTCGCTCTGCTCACAGCGGGCTACGGCCTATTCAAACCGGCGCCCGCCATCCGGAACACTCAGCCGATTGGGGAGAGCATCGTGTGCTTCGGGGATAGCCTGACTTACGGAACCGGAGCCGGGGAAGGGATGGACTATCCCTCGCAGCTCGCGGCGCTTCTCGGGATGCCCGTCATCAACAAGGGAATCCCGGGTGACACCACCTCCAGGGCTCTCGCGAGGCTGGACCGGGACGTGCTCGCTCTGTCCCCGCGGATCGTCTTTCTGACCCTCGGCGGAAACGACCTCAAGAACGGCGTTTCAAAGGCAACCGCCTTCCGGAACCTCGAGGAGATCGTCACCCGGATTCAGGAAAATGGGGCGCTCGTGGTCATCGGAGCCATCGATCTCCCGCTTTTCGGGCGGGGTTTCGGCGATGCCTACCGGGCGCTCTGCGAGGAGACCGGAGCCATCCTCGTCCCGGATATCTACGCTGGTATCATGGGAAACCCCGGCATGATGAGCGATCAGATCCACCCGAACGATAAGGGATACGCCGCTATGGCACGGCATTTTTACCATGCGGTCAAACCCTATGTGCAGTGAGGCGAAAACAAGGGATGCCTCGCGCCTCCTGACGCCGGCATCCCATCTATAGGAGAACAGCATGAGGGTTTCCGAAGCGCAAATCGGGCGGATCTTCGTCATCCGCCTCGAGGACGGCGAGATCCTGCACGAAGCCGTGGAGGCCTTTGCCGATAGGAAGGACATCCGGGCGGCCGCCTTGATCGCGCTCGGGGGCGCCGACAAGGGGAGCCGGCTCGTCGTCGGCCCCGCCGACGGGCGCGCGCAGCCGCCGGTCGTCCCCCTGGAGCACATCCTCGGCGATGTCCATGAAATCAGCGGCACGGGGACGCTTTTCCCCGACGAGAGCGGCAAGCCCATCCTGCACATGCACATCGCTTCGGGGCGGAGGGACCGGACCGTGACCGGCTGCGTCCGCAACGGCGTCAAGGTCTGGCAGGTCATGGAGGTCATCCTGTTCGAACTGCTGGGGACCTCGGCCGCCCGGATCATGGACGACGAGACGGGCTTCAAGCTGCTCCGGCCATAGCCAGCCGGCAGAACCGCCGCTTCGACTCTTGAAGGGTCTTTTCCGCCTGGGCCGCGGCCGTCGAAAAGCACGGCCATCGGTCAAAAGAAAAAGCCTGCAGGAAGAAAAGGCCCGAATTCAGGCGAAAACGGGTTGACAAATCCGGTTCGACGGATAGAATAGCGCTGATCGACCCCCTGCAGAACACCGCCTGGCCCATCTGGCTTCGTTGCGGCATCGCACACAGCGTGCGCCGCATGTGGAATTGCACCGCTTATCCGATCTTCGAGCAGGACCAGACATATGGACCGACGATTCTTTCTCAAATCCGCTGGGTTGGCTGCCGCTCTGATCCTTTGCCGCGAGGAGTCCGCCTGGAGCGCTTATTCCCGGAAGACCACCAGCAAAGAACTCTCGCTTTACAATGCCCACACCGGAGAAGACCTGGACGTCTGCTACTTCTCGAAGGGACAATACCGCACCTCGGCGCTCCGGCACATCAACTACATCCTGCGGGACCACCGCACGGACGAGATCAAGTCCATCGACCGCAACCTTCTCGACATTCTGAGCACCATCCGCAAAAAGCTCCATCTCAAGGAACCCTTCCACGTCATCTCCGGGTACCGTTCCCCATCCACCAACGCGATGCTCCGCAGGAAAAGCTCCCGGGTGGCCAAGAACAGCCTCCACTGCGAGGCCAAGGCGGTCGACATCACCATCCCCGGCGTCCCGCTGCGTACCCTCCGCCAGATCGCCATAAGCCTTCAGCGCGGCGGCGTGGGCTATTACCCGCGGTCCAACTTCATCCACGTCGACACCGGTCCCGTCAGAACCTGGTGAGTCTTTCCGATCAGCACCCGACATCCACGGCCCCGCAACACCGTACGTCTGCGCCATGGGAGGCGGCCAAGAGCGCCCGCTTCGTCGCCGAGCGCGCCCGGGACGTCCGCATCGATGAAGAAAACCTGAACCGGTTCTGCTCGTTTCTGGCCGGGCTGCCCTCGCTCGCCGTCCCGTGGGATGCCCGGTACCACTTCCAGGGAGGGGAGGCGGAGACCTGCGCCTATCTCCTTGTCCTCGACACCCTCAATTTCTGCTTCTGGGCCCCTCCCGGGGCGAACCGATGGCAGATCGACGACCGGGGTGAAACCCTGAACGGCTACTACGCCCTGGCCGCCGCCCTCAAGAAGGCGATGGAGGCCGGGGCGCCGCTTGCCGATGCATCCTTTCTCGCCGGCCTCGAGATGGACGACCTCCTTCTTGTGCTAGGCGGCCGCGGAACCCTTCCCCTGATGCCCGAACGCCTCGCGGCGCTTAACGAAACGGGGCGGGTCCTGATCCACAACTATGACGGCCGCGCCGAGCGCCTCGTCCGGTCCGCGGGCCGGTCCGCCCTCGCCCTCGTCAGGCGCCTCGCGGCGGACTTCGCCTCGTTCAGGGATACGGCCGTTTACAGCGGAAAGAAGGTCTTCTTCTACAAGCGCGCCCAGATCCTTGCCGCCGATCTGCATGGCGCGTTCGGCGGAGGAGGGCTCGGGGAATTCGAGGATTTCGCGGAATTGACGGCCTTCGCGGACTACAAGCTGCCCCAGGTCCTGCGCGCCGAGGGGGTCCTGGTCTACAGTCCGGATCTGTCGATGCGGGTCGACCACCTGGAGCCGCTCGCCCAAGGGTCCCCCCAGGAAGTCGAGGTCAGGGCCTGCACCATCGAG harbors:
- a CDS encoding conserved hypothetical protein (Evidence 4 : Unknown function but conserved in other organisms); its protein translation is MDDYIKTATLDNEIEARLLVSILEEREIPHILQSYHDTAYDGLFQTQKGWGIIRVPPEHRQEVQEILDELRRAAGKT
- a CDS encoding Lipolytic enzyme, G-D-S-L family, with the translated sequence MRTFLFAAALVLALLTAGYGLFKPAPAIRNTQPIGESIVCFGDSLTYGTGAGEGMDYPSQLAALLGMPVINKGIPGDTTSRALARLDRDVLALSPRIVFLTLGGNDLKNGVSKATAFRNLEEIVTRIQENGALVVIGAIDLPLFGRGFGDAYRALCEETGAILVPDIYAGIMGNPGMMSDQIHPNDKGYAAMARHFYHAVKPYVQ
- a CDS encoding conserved hypothetical protein (Evidence 4 : Unknown function but conserved in other organisms), with the translated sequence MPLDDFKPLAIEHKETFDAFLREDPPRVSEWTFTNLFIWRHKYRPVWCRWQGCLLVLFEPEGQPPFALQPVGAGDKAKALDAVVHTLRGLSPQAVDVLQRTDEAFVERFADPVRYTAVFDRDNSDYVYRTTDLIDLPGRRYHRKKNHLNKFLKTFAFEYRPMDMEVVECFLDMQETWCRMRECTENPDLLSEDYAVYQALTHFEELGYTGAGIQIEGRIEAFTLGEMLNPETAVIHIEKANPEIRGLYAAINQMFCQRAWAGVPFINREQDMGIESLRSAKESYSPDHLVKKYSIRLT
- a CDS encoding conserved hypothetical protein (Evidence 4 : Unknown function but conserved in other organisms) yields the protein MRVSEAQIGRIFVIRLEDGEILHEAVEAFADRKDIRAAALIALGGADKGSRLVVGPADGRAQPPVVPLEHILGDVHEISGTGTLFPDESGKPILHMHIASGRRDRTVTGCVRNGVKVWQVMEVILFELLGTSAARIMDDETGFKLLRP
- a CDS encoding conserved hypothetical protein (Evidence 4 : Unknown function but conserved in other organisms), with amino-acid sequence MSLSDQHPTSTAPQHRTSAPWEAAKSARFVAERARDVRIDEENLNRFCSFLAGLPSLAVPWDARYHFQGGEAETCAYLLVLDTLNFCFWAPPGANRWQIDDRGETLNGYYALAAALKKAMEAGAPLADASFLAGLEMDDLLLVLGGRGTLPLMPERLAALNETGRVLIHNYDGRAERLVRSAGRSALALVRRLAADFASFRDTAVYSGKKVFFYKRAQILAADLHGAFGGGGLGEFEDFAELTAFADYKLPQVLRAEGVLVYSPDLSMRVDHLEPLAQGSPQEVEVRACTIEVVGRICHRLMRMGKPCIPADIDALLWTLGQEERYRERPYHRTETIFY
- a CDS encoding conserved hypothetical protein (Evidence 4 : Unknown function but conserved in other organisms), whose amino-acid sequence is MDRRFFLKSAGLAAALILCREESAWSAYSRKTTSKELSLYNAHTGEDLDVCYFSKGQYRTSALRHINYILRDHRTDEIKSIDRNLLDILSTIRKKLHLKEPFHVISGYRSPSTNAMLRRKSSRVAKNSLHCEAKAVDITIPGVPLRTLRQIAISLQRGGVGYYPRSNFIHVDTGPVRTW